GCTCCACGGCCCGGTCGAGCTCGTCCAGGTCCTCGACGACGTGCTGACCGCCGACGGAGACGTCCCCTCGGGGCCCGTCGCGGCGCTCGAGGGCGCGATCGAGCGGATCAGGGAGGAGCATCCGGGCATCCCGATCAGCGGGCGGGTCGTCCACGGCTTCGTGGTCCCCGCTCTGGCCCGCGAGACCGCGATGGACCGGCTCCTCGTCATCGGACGTCCCGAGCGGGCGTTCCGCCTGGGTTCCCGCTGGTCGTTCGGGTCCGAGGTCTCGGCGGTCGCCCACGGTCCTGTCTCGGTGGTGCCGGCCGCGAGCGCGCCCGATCGCTCCGGTGTGGTGGTCGGGGTCGACGGGTCCCCCGGATCGTGGGCGGCCGTCGTGTTCGCCGCCGAGGAGGCCGAGCGGACGGGGCAGCCCCTCCGGATCGTGCACGGCGGAGAGGACCGCGGCAGCGGAGAGGTCGTCCGGGCCCGGCTCGCGGACCACGAGCACACGATCCGCGACATCGCCCGCCGTCTGCGGACCGCGATCCCGGGATCGACTCTGCAGCCCGAGCTCGTCCTGTCGTCGGAACCGCCGGCGCGTGCACTGCTGCGCGGCGAGCCCGCTCCGGCGCTCGTGGTGATCGGGAGCCGCCGCCTGAC
The genomic region above belongs to Rathayibacter sp. VKM Ac-2759 and contains:
- a CDS encoding universal stress protein translates to MPSSTLVAWNPSHPPTAALDWALRRARALHGPVELVQVLDDVLTADGDVPSGPVAALEGAIERIREEHPGIPISGRVVHGFVVPALARETAMDRLLVIGRPERAFRLGSRWSFGSEVSAVAHGPVSVVPAASAPDRSGVVVGVDGSPGSWAAVVFAAEEAERTGQPLRIVHGGEDRGSGEVVRARLADHEHTIRDIARRLRTAIPGSTLQPELVLSSEPPARALLRGEPAPALVVIGSRRLTGLSRLLLGSVSDDLLAALETALVVVCPPERQHPSPVREVARTGSVRGPEGALHVLGAPRGRAEPAGGHE